A stretch of the Janthinobacterium sp. B9-8 genome encodes the following:
- a CDS encoding GPW/gp25 family protein, with product MAGLNKHSGHAIDDLAHIQQSVADVLTTPLGSRLMRRDYGSEIPALIDQPLNGATRLRVMAATATALKKWEPRIRAQRVTLEQSQQHGALSVTVEAERIDGPRGQQPVALSIPLRA from the coding sequence ATGGCGGGCCTGAACAAGCACAGCGGCCATGCGATTGATGATCTGGCCCATATCCAGCAATCAGTGGCCGATGTGCTCACCACCCCGCTGGGCAGCCGCTTAATGCGCCGCGACTATGGCTCTGAAATCCCCGCGCTGATCGATCAGCCTTTAAACGGGGCCACCCGCTTACGCGTCATGGCTGCAACCGCCACCGCGCTTAAAAAGTGGGAACCGCGTATCCGCGCCCAGCGCGTCACTTTAGAGCAGAGCCAGCAACACGGCGCACTCAGCGTCACCGTAGAAGCCGAGCGCATTGATGGTCCGCGCGGCCAGCAGCCGGTGGCGCTTTCTATTCCTCTGCGAGCCTAA
- a CDS encoding phage virion morphogenesis protein → MSDNFKALEGWASGLLGNLDAKALRGMNKRLATELRKRQQAHIAANQNPDGTPYAPRLPQMRKKGGRIKRKMFTKLRTARHLKTQSTANGAAVHFSPSANRLARVHQFGLVDTVNAKRGIRHKYAARELLGFSQSDDELIAETILAQISK, encoded by the coding sequence ATGAGCGACAACTTTAAAGCGCTGGAAGGCTGGGCTTCAGGCTTGCTTGGCAATCTGGACGCCAAAGCATTACGCGGCATGAATAAGCGCCTCGCTACTGAGCTGCGTAAACGCCAGCAAGCCCACATCGCTGCCAACCAAAACCCGGACGGCACGCCCTACGCACCACGCTTGCCGCAGATGCGAAAGAAAGGCGGACGCATCAAGCGCAAGATGTTTACCAAGCTGCGCACCGCCCGCCATCTTAAAACCCAAAGCACCGCCAACGGGGCCGCCGTACATTTCAGCCCCAGCGCCAACCGCCTTGCCCGCGTTCACCAGTTTGGTTTGGTCGATACCGTCAATGCCAAGCGCGGCATCAGGCACAAATACGCAGCGCGTGAATTGCTGGGGTTTAGTCAAAGCGACGACGAACTGATCGCCGAAACGATCCTTGCCCAAATCAGCAAGTAA
- a CDS encoding phage tail-collar fiber domain-containing protein: MSQKYFAILTTYGEAQIAEATAQKKTIHIEKMAVGDGGGNDTTPDENQTQLIKENYRSALNSLKSEAGKNTVIAELIIKENIGGWWIREMGIYDDKGGLIAVANCPASYKPQLEEGSGKVQTLRMVFVVSNTAAVTISVSQDIGIASIELVEETMKQHIADDDPHSKDYYNKKITDKTNADLRQDLSAAAVKEGDRGRDEAIHHADEADSAHSQAADPHPQYTTEGETRGLIQEHVNAPNPHGEHYYLKSEADERYPILGAYLGKSLSINGVYNSNAELFSEGGLYSWTQGAFHNYTQFPLDNKASWLVSQRTQYSQGYSILSRIGTYRNGYAYGASIVFQMTGEGDLALGRWEMRQDSTLLTKNLTLNQATEAADFSRVVFEKKNPSATKQILGAITWDSFRDVSAVSNVAAIWAEGAGTAANWGELHFGITTNGDGNLPTKIMSISDGRVLTSQLHTYYLKSRDPAGSIADRARDYDGVSSLLRWQNYGNGHVIFDGSNGLSPSGGGVSVANATEPWREAFPVLMGWNGENTHGVRVDSCRTADKLLDGSFGVPTGVPVPWPSNTPPAGWIFLQGQGINPAEAPVLASLYGATLPDLRGMYISGWDAGRGIDPGRTVLSYQAANVGEHQHTVPFDDGGWLPYSGGGGQPGVNYVRPQPRATVDGPQGRTHPDNVAFNYIVRWG; encoded by the coding sequence ATGAGCCAAAAATACTTTGCAATCCTGACCACCTACGGCGAAGCCCAGATCGCCGAAGCCACCGCGCAAAAAAAGACCATCCATATTGAAAAAATGGCCGTAGGCGATGGCGGCGGCAACGACACCACCCCGGATGAAAACCAAACCCAGCTGATCAAAGAGAACTACCGCAGCGCTTTAAACTCGCTCAAATCCGAAGCGGGCAAAAACACAGTGATTGCTGAACTCATCATTAAAGAGAATATCGGCGGCTGGTGGATTCGGGAAATGGGGATCTATGACGACAAAGGCGGCCTGATCGCCGTCGCCAACTGCCCGGCCAGCTACAAGCCGCAATTAGAAGAAGGCTCGGGCAAGGTGCAAACCTTAAGAATGGTGTTTGTCGTCAGCAACACCGCCGCCGTCACTATCAGCGTCAGCCAGGATATTGGGATCGCCAGCATTGAGCTGGTCGAAGAAACCATGAAGCAGCATATTGCCGATGACGATCCGCATTCAAAAGATTACTACAACAAAAAAATCACCGACAAAACCAACGCCGACCTAAGGCAAGACCTCAGCGCCGCCGCAGTCAAAGAGGGAGACCGTGGCCGCGATGAAGCGATCCATCATGCAGATGAAGCAGACAGCGCCCACAGCCAGGCCGCAGACCCGCACCCGCAATACACCACCGAAGGTGAAACCAGGGGGCTGATTCAAGAGCACGTCAACGCGCCTAACCCGCACGGTGAACACTATTACCTGAAGAGCGAAGCGGATGAAAGATACCCAATACTTGGAGCGTATTTAGGAAAATCACTTTCTATCAATGGCGTATACAACTCGAATGCGGAATTGTTTTCTGAAGGCGGTTTGTATAGCTGGACACAGGGCGCATTCCACAATTACACCCAATTTCCCCTGGACAACAAAGCGTCCTGGCTTGTCTCACAAAGAACCCAGTATTCCCAAGGCTATTCGATCCTGAGCAGGATCGGCACCTATCGCAATGGCTACGCTTACGGGGCGTCCATCGTCTTTCAAATGACGGGCGAGGGGGATTTAGCGCTGGGGCGCTGGGAGATGCGCCAGGATAGTACGCTGCTGACAAAAAACCTGACGCTGAATCAAGCTACCGAAGCCGCTGATTTTTCGCGGGTGGTGTTTGAAAAAAAGAACCCCAGCGCGACCAAGCAAATTTTAGGGGCGATTACCTGGGATTCATTCAGGGATGTTTCCGCCGTTTCCAATGTCGCCGCCATCTGGGCAGAGGGCGCGGGTACAGCGGCCAATTGGGGCGAGTTGCACTTTGGCATTACCACCAATGGCGACGGCAACCTGCCGACTAAAATCATGTCGATCAGCGATGGCCGTGTTCTGACCAGCCAGCTGCATACCTATTACTTAAAATCACGCGATCCAGCGGGCAGTATTGCGGATAGGGCCAGAGATTACGATGGCGTATCGAGCCTGCTGCGCTGGCAAAACTACGGCAACGGCCATGTGATCTTTGACGGCAGCAATGGCTTATCCCCCAGTGGCGGTGGAGTTAGCGTAGCCAATGCCACCGAGCCTTGGAGAGAAGCCTTCCCCGTTTTAATGGGCTGGAATGGTGAGAATACCCATGGTGTACGTGTTGACTCATGCCGAACGGCTGACAAGCTGCTCGATGGCTCTTTCGGCGTACCAACCGGCGTCCCCGTCCCATGGCCCAGCAACACCCCGCCCGCTGGCTGGATCTTTTTACAGGGCCAGGGCATTAACCCAGCCGAAGCCCCTGTCCTTGCTTCGCTCTACGGTGCCACCCTGCCCGACCTGCGCGGCATGTATATCTCAGGCTGGGATGCGGGGCGCGGTATTGATCCGGGGCGAACCGTATTGAGCTATCAGGCCGCCAATGTGGGCGAACACCAGCACACCGTCCCCTTTGATGATGGCGGCTGGCTGCCTTACTCAGGGGGAGGGGGCCAGCCAGGTGTTAACTATGTGCGACCCCAACCACGGGCTACGGTAGACGGCCCACAGGGCAGAACACACCCGGATAACGTCGCATTTAATTACATCGTACGGTGGGGATAA
- a CDS encoding phage tail tape measure protein: MSAARNLRLEVVLKAIDQFTAPFKGVLNQSKAVAKQVSELKNKMKALDKTQGQIDSFKKLTRDTAQTSQHMKAAQERATALGRSLAATAHPTRQMSAEFNRAKKEAAELAARHTQLVNQQQSLRTSLNAAGISTRNLSQHQRELRQNATSTSAALQREQQQLERLGRQMQRQHAARATYDRSMNVRNNLAGAGAGMAVAGGGALYAAKRVMGPGLDFDAEMSSVQALTRLDKNGPQLAALRKQARELGAATSFTANEAAQGQGFLAMAGFDPTAIQKAMPGVLDLAKAGRVELPAAADMASNILTGFKLNAEQMGRAGDVLVGTFTRSNVDLRMLAETMKYAAPVAAGLGVDLETAAAMTGKLGDAGIQASMGGTALRAIMSRLAAPPKMAAEAIKELALQTKDAKGNLRDLPTILAELEAKTKNMGNAQRAGYFKHIAGEEAFSALQVLTAQAGSGKLQELIATLRQSAGEASKNAATMSDNAAGDIKTLQSAWEDVGIEMFEGSNSPLRELLQNITDVIRKTGEWMKANPELTATIVKVSASVAAVVAILGGLALAAAALLGPFAMVRFALTTMNIQMGIGSVLAKAATWSYGLLTGALSLAGNAALFMGRALLMNPIGLLVTGIAIAALLIYKYWEPIKAFFGGLWDQIKEAFNGGISGIGALILNWSPLGLFYSAFAKVFSWFGLELPATFTGYGQMMVDGLWQGIAGKWDWLKGKFYELAKMLPEPVQKALDIHSPSRVFAQIGRHTVAGLDKGLSDSQQAPLDTIRNMARKMATAAGGLMIGGTSLGAMADIQLDQRPPMSTQSSYGQAPAIQITINAAPGMNEQALAQLVAQEIAKADRQKQVRSRSRLGDSD; this comes from the coding sequence ATGAGCGCGGCGCGAAATTTACGATTAGAAGTGGTGTTAAAAGCAATTGATCAATTTACCGCGCCGTTTAAAGGGGTACTGAATCAAAGCAAGGCGGTTGCAAAGCAAGTCAGCGAACTTAAAAATAAAATGAAAGCACTGGATAAAACCCAGGGCCAGATTGATTCGTTTAAAAAGCTGACCCGCGATACCGCCCAGACCTCGCAGCACATGAAAGCAGCCCAGGAACGCGCCACGGCGCTGGGCAGAAGTCTGGCCGCCACGGCCCATCCAACCCGGCAAATGAGCGCTGAATTTAACCGGGCTAAAAAAGAAGCGGCGGAACTGGCCGCCCGCCACACTCAGCTGGTCAACCAGCAACAAAGCCTGCGCACCTCCTTAAATGCGGCGGGTATTTCTACGCGCAACCTCTCCCAGCATCAGCGCGAGTTACGACAAAACGCCACCAGCACCAGCGCCGCCCTGCAAAGAGAACAACAGCAGCTGGAACGCTTAGGCCGACAGATGCAGCGCCAACATGCCGCCCGGGCAACTTACGACCGAAGCATGAACGTCAGAAACAATCTGGCGGGAGCCGGTGCGGGTATGGCCGTTGCGGGTGGCGGTGCGCTGTATGCAGCTAAGCGGGTGATGGGGCCGGGCTTAGATTTTGATGCGGAAATGTCCAGCGTACAGGCGCTCACCCGACTAGATAAAAACGGCCCCCAGCTCGCGGCCTTACGCAAACAGGCGCGAGAATTAGGCGCGGCCACCAGCTTTACCGCCAACGAAGCCGCACAGGGGCAAGGCTTTTTAGCCATGGCGGGCTTTGATCCGACCGCTATTCAAAAGGCCATGCCTGGCGTACTTGATTTAGCCAAGGCCGGACGGGTAGAACTGCCCGCCGCTGCCGATATGGCCTCTAATATTCTGACCGGCTTTAAGCTGAACGCTGAACAGATGGGCCGCGCGGGCGATGTACTGGTCGGCACATTCACCCGCTCGAATGTCGATTTAAGAATGCTGGCAGAAACCATGAAATACGCTGCGCCGGTCGCTGCCGGTCTGGGCGTGGATCTGGAAACCGCCGCAGCCATGACCGGTAAGCTAGGCGACGCAGGGATTCAGGCCAGCATGGGCGGCACCGCCTTACGCGCCATTATGTCCCGCTTGGCGGCCCCACCCAAAATGGCCGCAGAAGCCATCAAAGAACTCGCCCTACAGACCAAAGATGCAAAGGGCAATCTACGCGACCTGCCGACGATCCTTGCAGAGTTGGAAGCCAAAACCAAAAACATGGGGAACGCCCAGCGGGCGGGATACTTTAAGCATATTGCTGGTGAAGAAGCTTTTAGTGCTTTGCAAGTGCTCACCGCGCAAGCTGGTAGCGGCAAGCTGCAAGAACTGATTGCCACCCTCAGACAATCCGCCGGAGAAGCCAGTAAAAACGCAGCCACCATGAGCGACAACGCGGCGGGCGATATCAAGACGCTGCAATCAGCCTGGGAAGATGTGGGCATTGAAATGTTTGAAGGCAGCAACAGCCCCCTGCGCGAGCTGCTGCAAAATATCACTGACGTCATCCGCAAAACAGGCGAATGGATGAAGGCTAATCCCGAGCTCACAGCAACCATCGTAAAAGTTTCTGCATCAGTAGCGGCAGTCGTTGCCATTCTGGGCGGCTTAGCCCTGGCCGCAGCGGCGCTGTTAGGCCCCTTTGCCATGGTTCGGTTTGCCCTGACCACGATGAATATTCAAATGGGTATTGGCTCAGTGTTAGCCAAAGCCGCCACATGGAGTTATGGCCTGTTGACCGGCGCTTTAAGCCTGGCCGGTAATGCCGCACTATTTATGGGCCGCGCCCTGCTGATGAATCCTATCGGCTTATTGGTAACGGGTATCGCCATTGCCGCCCTGTTGATTTACAAATATTGGGAGCCGATTAAGGCCTTCTTTGGTGGCCTGTGGGATCAGATCAAAGAAGCGTTTAATGGTGGCATTTCAGGGATCGGCGCATTAATTCTCAATTGGTCGCCGCTGGGTTTGTTTTACAGCGCCTTTGCCAAGGTCTTCAGCTGGTTTGGTTTGGAACTCCCCGCCACCTTTACCGGCTATGGCCAGATGATGGTCGACGGTTTGTGGCAAGGGATCGCCGGTAAGTGGGACTGGTTAAAAGGCAAATTCTACGAGCTGGCCAAAATGCTGCCCGAACCGGTACAAAAGGCGCTTGATATCCACTCGCCCTCCCGCGTGTTTGCACAAATTGGGCGGCATACCGTCGCGGGCTTAGACAAAGGCTTAAGCGACAGCCAGCAAGCGCCACTCGATACCATCAGGAACATGGCCCGCAAAATGGCAACCGCTGCCGGTGGCCTGATGATTGGCGGCACCAGCTTAGGAGCCATGGCCGATATCCAACTGGATCAGCGCCCGCCCATGTCCACCCAAAGCAGCTACGGCCAAGCGCCAGCGATCCAGATCACGATTAATGCGGCGCCAGGCATGAACGAACAAGCACTGGCGCAACTGGTCGCGCAAGAAATCGCCAAAGCCGACCGCCAGAAGCAAGTGCGCAGCCGTTCACGCTTAGGAGACAGCGACTGA
- a CDS encoding DNA-methyltransferase, with amino-acid sequence MKNFLHQGDCLPFLESLPAARVDALITDPPYASGGLHIGSKHRSTSEKYQNNDTVRKYPEFTGDHRDQRAHLRWMTLWLSECLRVMKDGAPICLFTDWRQLPLTTDALQVAGFTWRGIAVWDKGEGVRPQMGRFRNQAEYIVWGSKGDMPLARDVGVLRGVYKEVVKQKDKFHITGKPTDLMRDLIKICAPGGLILDPFAGSGSTLLAAELEGYDWLGCELSEEYKNIALERLAQEH; translated from the coding sequence ATGAAAAATTTCCTCCACCAAGGCGACTGCCTGCCCTTCTTAGAATCCCTCCCCGCCGCCCGGGTTGATGCGCTGATCACTGATCCGCCTTATGCCTCGGGCGGCTTACATATCGGCTCTAAACATCGCAGTACAAGCGAGAAATACCAAAACAACGACACCGTCCGCAAATACCCTGAATTTACCGGCGATCACCGCGACCAACGCGCCCACCTGCGCTGGATGACGCTGTGGTTGTCTGAATGCCTGCGCGTCATGAAAGACGGTGCGCCCATTTGCTTATTCACCGACTGGCGACAATTGCCGCTGACCACCGACGCTTTGCAGGTTGCAGGCTTTACCTGGCGCGGCATTGCGGTCTGGGATAAGGGCGAAGGCGTGCGCCCCCAGATGGGGCGCTTTAGAAATCAGGCGGAATACATTGTGTGGGGCAGTAAAGGCGATATGCCACTGGCCCGCGATGTGGGCGTGTTGCGCGGCGTTTATAAGGAAGTGGTCAAACAAAAAGACAAGTTCCATATCACCGGCAAACCCACCGATTTAATGCGCGATCTGATCAAGATCTGCGCGCCAGGCGGTTTAATTCTGGACCCTTTCGCCGGATCAGGCTCGACCCTGCTGGCGGCGGAGTTGGAAGGCTACGACTGGCTGGGCTGTGAGTTAAGCGAGGAATACAAAAATATTGCCTTAGAACGATTGGCACAGGAGCACTAA
- a CDS encoding phage tail assembly protein, which yields MNVQEKNPNTVELDTPITRGEQTIRSITLIKPKSGALRGVKLGDLLQMDVEAITRVLPRISDPALTEQDVRNLDPADLLQLAGITAGFLLQKDAKADYPQA from the coding sequence ATGAATGTTCAAGAAAAAAACCCCAACACCGTCGAACTCGATACACCCATCACGCGCGGCGAGCAAACGATCCGCTCTATTACCCTCATCAAACCCAAAAGCGGCGCATTGCGTGGCGTGAAGCTGGGCGACTTGCTGCAAATGGATGTGGAAGCCATCACCCGGGTATTGCCGCGTATTTCAGACCCTGCGCTCACCGAGCAGGATGTCCGCAATCTGGACCCCGCCGACCTGCTGCAATTGGCCGGGATTACCGCCGGTTTTTTATTGCAGAAGGACGCCAAAGCGGACTACCCGCAAGCGTAA
- a CDS encoding phage tail protein I: protein MTKSLLPTGSSKLERAIAQSCQSGQELPILLAALWNADTCPKAALPYLAWAFSVDRWDENWSEPVQREVIRQSFFVHQHKGTIGALKRIVEPLGYRLEITEWWEENPVGPRGTFRLEVKTVEHGITEETQIELNYLIDEAKPLSRHLIEMNISVEPRGLIYIGVGQYQGEVINIYPKAIDTL from the coding sequence ATGACTAAATCACTGCTGCCGACCGGATCAAGCAAGTTAGAGCGCGCCATCGCCCAAAGCTGCCAATCAGGCCAGGAATTGCCCATTTTGCTGGCGGCACTTTGGAATGCCGACACCTGCCCCAAAGCCGCCTTACCGTATTTAGCCTGGGCTTTCTCAGTGGACCGATGGGATGAAAACTGGAGCGAGCCGGTGCAGCGGGAGGTGATCCGGCAATCGTTCTTTGTGCATCAGCACAAGGGCACCATCGGCGCACTTAAACGCATCGTCGAGCCGCTGGGCTATCGCTTAGAGATCACCGAATGGTGGGAAGAAAACCCCGTCGGCCCGCGTGGCACCTTCAGGCTGGAAGTCAAAACCGTAGAGCACGGCATTACCGAAGAAACCCAGATCGAGCTGAATTACTTAATCGATGAAGCCAAGCCACTCTCGCGCCATTTAATAGAAATGAATATCAGCGTCGAGCCACGCGGCCTGATCTATATCGGCGTCGGCCAATACCAGGGCGAAGTCATCAACATCTATCCCAAGGCAATCGACACCCTATGA
- a CDS encoding phage baseplate assembly protein V has product MREHRAPARHYGAMNQTAEHSRILESLIRIGTVAEVDHTNALCRVQSGELLTDWLPWLTRRAGTVRSWSPPSIGEQVVMLSQSGEVGAGVVLPGLFSDAMPAPSSAAAVTCVVFPDGALVSYNHDSGALSATGIQTAIIQASVKITAECPETETTGNLTVGGDLVIKGDSTFEGKAAVLGAFSYAAGMSGTGGEGGGATTITGPITQSGGAITSNGVALDSHTHGGVEHGGSNTGGPT; this is encoded by the coding sequence GTGCGTGAACATCGCGCACCGGCGCGGCACTATGGCGCAATGAATCAAACAGCCGAACATTCCCGAATTTTAGAAAGCCTGATCCGCATCGGCACCGTGGCCGAAGTGGATCACACCAACGCGCTCTGCCGTGTGCAAAGCGGCGAGCTGCTGACCGACTGGCTGCCGTGGCTGACCCGCCGGGCCGGTACTGTCCGCAGCTGGAGTCCGCCCAGCATCGGCGAGCAAGTCGTTATGTTGAGCCAGTCGGGCGAAGTGGGCGCGGGCGTGGTGTTGCCTGGGCTGTTTTCAGATGCGATGCCTGCGCCCAGCTCAGCCGCCGCCGTCACTTGTGTGGTCTTTCCGGACGGGGCGCTGGTCAGCTACAACCACGACAGCGGCGCACTCAGTGCCACCGGCATTCAAACCGCCATCATTCAAGCCTCTGTAAAAATCACTGCTGAATGCCCGGAAACTGAAACCACCGGCAATCTCACCGTGGGTGGTGATCTGGTCATTAAGGGCGACAGCACATTTGAAGGGAAGGCGGCGGTGCTTGGCGCATTCAGCTACGCCGCAGGCATGAGCGGTACTGGCGGGGAAGGGGGCGGTGCGACCACGATCACCGGCCCGATTACCCAAAGCGGTGGCGCGATCACCAGTAATGGCGTGGCTCTGGATTCGCATACCCACGGTGGCGTAGAACACGGTGGCAGCAATACCGGCGGGCCAACCTAA
- a CDS encoding baseplate assembly protein translates to MKSQEVDLSRLPPPNLIEALDFETIFNERKAALIALYPDAAAVLTLESEPLTKLLQENAYREVIQRQRINERGAACMLAFSQGTDLDHLVANFNVQRFVISPANPNAVPPTDAVLESDNSLRARGQRAFEGLSVAGPRSAYIFHALSADARVADASAISPLPCEVVVSVLANDGDGSAPADLLSKVRLLLSGEDVRPVGDRLTVQSASIVNYAVTAVLYLYQGPEKGPILEAAHAQLKKYISTQRRMGRDIRQSAIFAALHVEGVQRVELVSPAKDVVLDETQAAHCTAVEISVGGIDD, encoded by the coding sequence ATGAAAAGCCAAGAAGTAGACCTCTCCCGCCTGCCCCCGCCCAACCTGATCGAGGCGCTGGATTTTGAAACGATCTTTAATGAACGCAAAGCGGCACTGATTGCGCTCTATCCCGATGCAGCCGCCGTGCTTACTTTGGAATCTGAACCACTCACCAAGCTGTTACAAGAGAATGCTTACCGTGAAGTGATCCAGCGGCAACGCATTAACGAGCGCGGCGCGGCTTGTATGCTGGCGTTTAGCCAGGGGACCGATTTAGACCATCTGGTGGCTAATTTTAATGTACAGCGCTTTGTCATCTCGCCAGCCAATCCAAACGCGGTACCGCCCACCGATGCGGTTTTAGAATCTGATAATTCATTACGCGCACGGGGCCAGCGGGCTTTTGAAGGCTTAAGCGTGGCAGGACCAAGGTCTGCTTATATCTTCCATGCTTTATCGGCGGACGCCCGTGTGGCCGACGCCAGCGCGATCAGTCCCCTGCCCTGTGAAGTGGTGGTCAGCGTGCTGGCGAATGATGGCGACGGCAGCGCCCCTGCTGATTTGCTCAGCAAAGTCAGGCTGCTGCTATCGGGCGAAGATGTGCGCCCCGTGGGCGACCGGCTTACCGTGCAGTCGGCCAGCATCGTGAATTACGCCGTCACTGCCGTTTTATATCTTTACCAAGGCCCGGAAAAAGGCCCGATTTTAGAAGCCGCCCACGCCCAGCTTAAAAAATACATCAGCACCCAGCGCCGCATGGGGCGCGATATCCGGCAATCAGCCATCTTTGCCGCGCTGCATGTGGAAGGCGTGCAGCGGGTCGAACTCGTGTCGCCGGCTAAAGATGTGGTGCTTGATGAAACACAGGCCGCGCACTGCACCGCCGTGGAAATCAGCGTCGGCGGCATCGATGACTAA
- a CDS encoding phage tail sheath protein, which translates to MGDQFHHGTRVIEINEGTRTIQTISTAVIGLVCTAPDADAKFFPLNQPVLITNVQKAIGKAGTKGTMLRTLNAIAKQTSPIVVMVRVEQGKDEKETEQNIIGGTDETGRFTGLKALLAANSIVHVKPRILGVPGYDTLLVANELATICQKLRGFAYISARGCNSVEEALEYRANFGQRELMMIWPDFKNPNWSGLDDEGLDLAVAYAIGLRAKLDKETGWHKTLSNVVINGVTGLSQDVFWDLQDPDTDAGLLNSKDITTIVRAKGFVFWGNRTLSTDPLFMFENYTRSAQVIADTMGEAHMWAIDQPMTPSLAKDILEGINAKGRAWVSAGYLLGFNAWLDVEANGKEDLKAGKLTIDYDYTPVPPLENLELRQRITDQYLMNFSASVG; encoded by the coding sequence ATGGGCGATCAATTCCACCATGGTACGCGCGTTATCGAGATTAACGAGGGTACGCGCACCATTCAAACCATCAGCACCGCCGTCATCGGCCTGGTCTGCACCGCCCCCGATGCAGATGCAAAGTTCTTCCCGCTCAATCAGCCGGTACTGATCACCAACGTACAAAAAGCCATTGGCAAAGCAGGCACGAAAGGCACCATGCTGCGCACGCTCAATGCCATTGCTAAACAGACCAGCCCGATTGTCGTCATGGTGCGCGTCGAGCAAGGCAAAGACGAAAAAGAAACCGAGCAGAACATCATCGGCGGCACCGATGAAACGGGCCGCTTCACCGGCCTTAAAGCGCTACTCGCAGCCAACAGCATCGTGCATGTAAAGCCGCGTATTTTAGGGGTGCCAGGCTACGACACTTTACTGGTCGCCAATGAGCTGGCAACCATCTGCCAGAAGCTGCGCGGCTTTGCCTATATCAGCGCTCGCGGCTGCAATAGCGTGGAAGAAGCGCTGGAATACCGCGCCAACTTTGGCCAGCGCGAATTAATGATGATCTGGCCAGACTTTAAGAACCCCAACTGGTCCGGCCTGGATGATGAAGGCCTCGACTTAGCCGTCGCCTACGCCATCGGCTTACGCGCCAAACTGGATAAGGAAACCGGCTGGCATAAGACGCTTTCCAATGTGGTGATTAATGGCGTGACCGGCTTAAGCCAGGACGTATTCTGGGATCTGCAAGACCCGGACACCGACGCGGGCCTGCTCAATAGCAAAGACATCACCACCATTGTTCGCGCCAAAGGCTTTGTGTTCTGGGGCAACCGTACCCTGTCTACTGATCCGCTGTTTATGTTTGAGAACTACACCCGCAGTGCCCAAGTCATCGCCGACACCATGGGCGAGGCGCATATGTGGGCCATCGATCAGCCGATGACGCCAAGCTTAGCCAAAGACATTCTGGAAGGGATTAATGCAAAGGGCCGCGCCTGGGTTTCGGCGGGTTACTTGCTGGGCTTTAACGCCTGGCTGGATGTTGAGGCCAACGGGAAAGAGGATCTGAAGGCGGGCAAGCTCACCATCGATTACGACTACACCCCCGTCCCCCCTCTGGAAAACTTAGAGCTGCGCCAGCGCATCACCGATCAATATCTGATGAATTTTAGCGCCAGCGTCGGCTAA
- a CDS encoding phage major tail tube protein, with amino-acid sequence MALPGKLKALNLFMDGINFAGQVTEVTLPKLSRKMEEYRGGGMSGTVDIDLGLEKLEMSATYGGFMREILASFGAATHDAVLLRFAGGYQREDSEEVDAVEVIVRGRHKEIDMGSPKPGDDTEFKVASSLSYYKLTLNGKTLVEIDTVNMIEIIDGIDRLAKMRSAIGL; translated from the coding sequence ATGGCTTTACCAGGTAAGTTAAAAGCCCTCAATTTGTTTATGGATGGGATCAATTTTGCAGGACAGGTTACGGAAGTGACCCTGCCCAAGCTCAGCCGCAAGATGGAAGAGTACCGGGGCGGCGGCATGAGCGGCACGGTCGATATCGACCTCGGACTTGAAAAGCTCGAAATGTCGGCGACCTACGGCGGCTTTATGCGCGAAATCCTCGCCAGCTTTGGCGCGGCTACGCACGACGCGGTGCTGCTGCGCTTTGCCGGTGGCTATCAGCGGGAAGACTCGGAAGAAGTCGATGCGGTCGAGGTGATTGTGCGCGGGCGCCATAAAGAAATCGATATGGGCAGCCCCAAACCGGGCGACGACACCGAGTTCAAAGTCGCCAGCTCCCTCAGCTATTACAAGCTGACCCTGAACGGCAAAACGCTGGTGGAAATCGATACGGTCAACATGATTGAAATCATCGACGGTATCGACCGCCTCGCAAAAATGCGCAGCGCCATTGGCCTGTAA
- a CDS encoding GpE family phage tail protein, protein MADIAMVFHWPPEAMNTMTISELMEWREEARKRYNPENNT, encoded by the coding sequence ATGGCCGATATCGCCATGGTGTTTCATTGGCCCCCGGAGGCGATGAACACCATGACGATCTCTGAGCTGATGGAATGGCGCGAAGAAGCGCGCAAACGATACAACCCAGAAAACAATACATGA